The Planctellipticum variicoloris DNA window GGTCAAGAAGGCGCTCGAAGTGACCCACGATCTGGGAGGCGTGAACTACGTCTTCTGGGGCGGCCGCGAAGGTTATCACAACCTCTACAACACCGACTTGAAGCGCGAACTGGACCACCTGGCCCGGTTCATGCATATGGCGGTCGATCATGCGAAGAGCATCGGCTTCACCGGACAATTCCTGTTCGAGCCGAAGCCCAAGGAGCCGACCAAGCACCAGTACGATTTCGACGCGGCGGCGTGCCTCAACTTCTGCCGGACGTACGGCCTGGCCGACAAGGTGAAGCTCAATATCGAGACGAATCACGCCACGCTGGCGGGTCATACGATGATGCACGAACTCGAGTTTTCGCGCATCAACGGAGCGCTGGGCAGCATCGACGCCAACACGGGCGATCTGCTGCTCGGCTGGGACACCGATCAGTTCCCGACCGACGTTTACCTGACGACGCAATGCATGCTGGTGATCCTCGCTCAGGAGGGGCTGGCCCCGGGCGGGATCAACTTCGACGCCAAAGTCCGGCGGGAAAGCTTCGAGCCGGTCGATCTGTTCTACGCCCACATCGGCGGGATGGACGCCTTCGCCCGCGGCGCCCGGACGGCGGCGGCGATCCGCAAGGACGGCGCTCTGAGCGGCTTCGTCAAGAAACGCTATCGCAGCTTCGACGAAGGAATCGGGGCGAAAATCGAAGCCGGCACGGTCTCGTTCGCCGACTTGGAAAAGTACGTCCTGGAAAAGGGCCAGCTCGCCCCGAACGAATCGGGCCGCCAGGAGATGCTGGAGAATCTGATCAACGACTATCTGTAGTCGGTCCGGTCACTGACGTATCGAGACAAGGCCTCCGTCCATCGGGATGGAGGCCTTGTCGTTTCGTCCTTGAAAAGACTGAACCACGAATGACACGAATCCGCACGAATAAAGATGAGAAGAGGCGGAACCACGGAGGACACGGAAAACACGGAGAATAAAGGCCATCATCGATTGAGTTTCTGAGGACTCAATCTTTCTTCAGAAACTCCGTGACTTTCGTGTTCTCCGTGGTTCAATTTCTTCCTCTTCATTCGTGCGGATTCGTGTCATTCGTGGTCAAACTCTTCTCCGTTCCAAGCCGCCCGGCGAACGAAAACGGCCCGGAGTGGGAGCTCCGGGCCGCTGTTGAATCAGTTATTGATCGGACGATCGCGGGGCTAGCCCTCGACCGGCGTTTCCGCGGTCGGGATGCGGTCCTTGACTTCGGTCGCCAGGCCCACGAAACGCAGGGCCTTGATCGCCCACCAGGTCGGATCGAGCTCCCACCACTTGTGGCCGGCCGGGGCGACCGACGGGTGAGCGTGGTGGTTGTTGTGCCAGCCTTCGCCGTAGGCGAGGATGGCGACCCACCACAGGTTGCGAGAGAGATCCCGGCTTTCGTAGTTGCGGTAGCCCCAGATGTGCGTCGCCGAGTTCACGAACCAGGTCGAGTGGTACATGGCGATCACGCGGGCGCAGAGACCCCAGAGCATCAGCGACATGCCGCCGACGCCGGTGGCTTCGCCGATGCCGTAGAGCACGAAACCGACGGCGATCTGCAGCGGGAAGTAGATGACTTCGAAGAACTTCATCATCGGATCGTTGATCAGATCCGGTACGTAGCGTTCCATCAGCAGCTTGCGTTCGCGCTTGTTGCGAGCGGCGAACAGCCAGAACATGTGCGACCACCAGGGACCGTGGGTCGGCGAGTGGGGATCCCCTTCGTGGTCGGAGCGCTGATGATGCAGGCGGTGCGAGGCCGCCCAGAACAGCGGCGAACCTTCGCCGGACAAGGCGCCGCAGAACAGCGTGAAGAACCGGGCGGGGGTCGCCAGCTTCATCGACTTGTGGGACAGGTAGCGGTGGTAACCCAGACAGATGCCGATGCTGCCCGACAGCCAGTGCAGCACGAAGAACGTCGCCAGTCCGACCCAGGTGAAGTAGAACGGGGCGGCGAAGGCGCCGACGTGCATCAGGGCGATCCAGCCCAGGACGATCCAGTCGATGTTGCCCCATTTGAGGCGGCTCGGACTGAAGGCGTCGAAGATTTCCTGCTGGACGGCGTTGGTCGTCGGCTTTTTGTCGGTCAGGGGCAGCGGAATCAGTCGCTGCTTTTTGCGGGCGGGCTTGAGAGTTGTGGCCATGCTTGGTTTCCGCTCTTCGGAGTTCGGGAGGAAGACCCCGGCGAATCCTTACGTCGGGCTGGCGGAAACTCTCCCGGAGAGCCGCCGCCGTACGGGAAGAACTCTATCCGACTTCCGCAGAATCCGTGTCAGGCCGCAGTCATAAGTCTGTCAAACTTCTGTCACCGCGCAACCAGTTATGAGAACACGGGTTGCGACGCAGAACGACGTTGCGTTTTCGCCACAATCCGACGGCGGTGGTGACCATCCGTGGATGCAGGGATACACGCAGGCACTCCGGCGGCGATCCGAACCCGTCAGGCCTTCGCCGGATCGAAGCCGCGGATCAGCTCGTCTTCCCATTCGTCGAGCAGCGGCCAGTCGACGGCGCAGGTGCCGAAATCGGCCATGTGCTGGTACTGTTCCAGCCG harbors:
- the xylA gene encoding xylose isomerase, with the translated sequence MAYFPEVPKIAYEGPKSRNPLAFKHYNPEEVIEGQTMKDLLRFSVCYWHTFRGTGSDPFGSATLQRPWDDGSDSVANACKRVEVAFEFIEKLGAPFYCFHDRDVAPEGANLAESNRNLDAVAKVLKEHQQKTGIQLLWGTANLFSHRRYMHGAATTCNADVFAHAAAQVKKALEVTHDLGGVNYVFWGGREGYHNLYNTDLKRELDHLARFMHMAVDHAKSIGFTGQFLFEPKPKEPTKHQYDFDAAACLNFCRTYGLADKVKLNIETNHATLAGHTMMHELEFSRINGALGSIDANTGDLLLGWDTDQFPTDVYLTTQCMLVILAQEGLAPGGINFDAKVRRESFEPVDLFYAHIGGMDAFARGARTAAAIRKDGALSGFVKKRYRSFDEGIGAKIEAGTVSFADLEKYVLEKGQLAPNESGRQEMLENLINDYL
- a CDS encoding acyl-CoA desaturase, whose translation is MATTLKPARKKQRLIPLPLTDKKPTTNAVQQEIFDAFSPSRLKWGNIDWIVLGWIALMHVGAFAAPFYFTWVGLATFFVLHWLSGSIGICLGYHRYLSHKSMKLATPARFFTLFCGALSGEGSPLFWAASHRLHHQRSDHEGDPHSPTHGPWWSHMFWLFAARNKRERKLLMERYVPDLINDPMMKFFEVIYFPLQIAVGFVLYGIGEATGVGGMSLMLWGLCARVIAMYHSTWFVNSATHIWGYRNYESRDLSRNLWWVAILAYGEGWHNNHHAHPSVAPAGHKWWELDPTWWAIKALRFVGLATEVKDRIPTAETPVEG